A region of the Sphingomonas sp. S2-65 genome:
TGATCATCACCGGGCGCGCCAAGGACCTGATCAAGTCGGGCGGCGAGTGGATCAACCCTGCCGAGATCGAGGCGGTCGTCGGCGCGCTTCCGCAAGTCTCGCTCGCCGCCGTGATCGGAAGGCCGGACGCGAAATGGGGCGAGCGTCCGCTCCTGCTGGTCGAGGTGCGCGCCGAGCAGGACGTGAGCGACGAGGCGCTGCTCGCCTCGCTTCGTGGACGGGTCGCACCGTGGTGGATACCCGATGCGGTCGTTCGCCTGGCAAGCATGCCGCTGGCACCGACGGGGAAGATCGACAAGGTTCGCTTGCGCTCGCAATATGCGCATGCGTGAGCGCTTCCGCGCGGCTTGACGCCCGCACGCGCAGGACCGAAGAACATTCGCGTGCAAGAGAATGTCAAACCCGCGCGACGCTCCAAAAAGGCCGAACAGCGCGCCGAAACCATGGATCTGATCCTCGACTCCGCCGAGTATCTCTTCTCCAAGCATGGTCTCTACGGCGTCACGCTCAAGGACGTCGCCAAGCGCGTCGGCGTCCACCACACGCTGTTGAACTATTATTTCGAAGACAAGAACAAGCTTTTCCAGGCGGTGTTCGCCCGCCGCGCGGTGGTGACCAGCGAGCGGCGGATGCAGGCGCTCGACGATTATGAGGCGCTCTGCAAGGACACGCCGACCGTCGAGGGCGCGCTGCGCGCCTTTCTCGATACCGATCTCGATCTGTATATCGAGGGGAGAAGCCTGGAAGAACTATGCCGCGCTGGGCGCACAGGTCGCCAACACGCCGGAGTGGGGTGCCGAGCTGATGGACGAGCATTTCGATCCCGTCGTGCTGCGGCTGATCGCACTGCTCAAGAAAGCCCTGCCCGACTGCGCGGAACAGGACATTTTCTGGGGCTATCACTTCGTGACCGGCGCCTTGATGCTCACGCTCGCGCGCACCGGCCGGATCGACAAATTGTCGCACGGATTGTGCAAATCGGACGATTTCGTCGCGGTTAAGGAGCGAATGGCGTCGTTTATGGCGGCCGGTTTCCTCGAAATCTGCAAGCCGGCGCGCTGAAATCGTTCATTCACTCTCTTGTTAGTGAAATTGGGTTGCGGTACGCTCCGGCAAAACAAGGAGAGGCACCGTTGATGGAACTGGAAGGTCGCGTAGCGCTCGTCACAGGCGCAGGCGGGGGACTCGGGCGCGCACACGCTCTCTACCTCGCCAGCAAGGGCGCGAAGCTGGTCGTCAACGATGTCTCCGAAGAGAGTTCCGCTCGGGTCGCATCCGAGATCGAGGCGGCGGGAGGGCAAGCAATGCCCGCCGCCGCCTCGGTAACCGATGAGCTCGGCGTCAACCAGATCGTCAACCAGGCTCTGGAACGCTGGAATCGCATAGACATTCTAGTCAACAACGCCGGCATCCTGCGCGACAAGAGCTTCGCCAAAATGACCATGGACGAGTTCCGCCTGGTGGTGGACGTCCACCTGATGGGCGCCGCCATCTGCTCCAAGGCGGTCTGGGAAATCATGCGCAGCCAGCTTTATGGCCGCATCGTCATGACCACCTCGTCGTCGGGTCTCTACGGCAATTTCGGCCAGGCCAATTACGGCGCTGCCAAGATGGCGCTGGTCGGCCTCATGCAGACCCTGGCTATCGAAGGTGAGAAATACGGCATCCGCGTCAACGCCCTCGCCCCCACTGCCGCGACTCAGATGACTCACGGCGTCCTGTCCGACGAAAGCCTGACGCATCTCGACCCGAGCCTGGTGAGCCCCGGCTTGCTCGCACTCGTCGGCGAAGCCGCGCCGACCCGGGCGATCCTGTGCGCCGGCGCCGGCCATTTCGCGCGGGCGAACGTCACGCTCACCGAAGGCGTGTTCATCGGCAGAGGTGAGAATTCCGGCGAACAGCTCGTGAACCAGTGGGACGCCGCAAGCGACCGGACGGGCGAGATCGTTCCGGCATACGGCTTCTTACAGGCCGAACGGGAACTGGCGAGTGCCGGCTCGTCCAGCGAAGCGATGGCAGTCACACGCTGACGAACCATATTGGCGCTGCCGCGTAAGCCACTGGACTTCTGCGCTGTCGGGCTTATGTACCGATCATTATGAAAATGGGTTGCGCAGTAAGAGGTCGCCCGCGCGAGTTTGATCCGGAGACGGCGCTCGCCGCGGCGCTTCGCGTCTTCTGGAGCAAGGGCTATGAAGGCGCGTCGCTCAGCGACTTGACGGAGGCTATGGGGATCACCCGGCCCAGCCTGTACGCCTCGTTCGGCAACAAGGAAGCGCTCTTCAAGATGGCGCTCGATCTCTACGAGCGCGAGAAACTCGACTATATCGGCGAGGCACTGAAAGAGAGGACGGCGCGTCAAGTCGCCGAGCATCTTTTGCGCAGCGCGCTCGAGATGCAGATGAGCAACTGCGATCCGAAAGGCTGCATGGGCGTGATCAACGCCGTGGCCTGCGGAGCCGAAGCCGAATCGATACGCGCGGAAGTGATCGAACGCGGACGCCTGGCCAAGCACGGGATTATCGCTCGGTTCGAGCGCGCGAAGGCGGAGGGCGACCTTCCGGCCGACAGCGACGCCGTAGGACTGACCAGCTATCTGACGGCGATCATGCAGGGACTTGCCGTCCAGGCTGGTGCGGGAGCTTCCTGCACCGACCTGAAGGCGCTGATCGACACCAGTCTGGCGATGTGGCCTGGTGGCAAGAATTAGCCGCTCGTTTCGGGATCGACAAAAAATACCGTACGGTATAAAAAGCAGTTGACCGGCGGCCGAGCTCTTTCTATACCGTGCAGTATAGAAGATCGGGAACTACCGCAGCGCTGAACGGGACGATGTCACCAGGCGGCGCTTCAGCAGAAGGATGAGAGGGCGAGTAGCGGGCCGTGGGATATGTCCTGCGCGGCCAGTCTCCTCGCGCCTCGTCAAGACAATGACCAGCAGGCTGGTGGAAGGGGTTCCACGCAGCGCGAGGACGTGCGCCTCGCCTGGTCGGACAGGAGGAAGCGAGACATGGCGTATCTGAACTTTAGCGAATTGCAGGGCAGCCCCGTTGCTGCGCCCGCCGATGTGATGGCTGCCGCCGGCCTGAGCGCGCTCGAATGGTCGGTCGTAGCCCTTGCTCAGAAGGATCGGCTCTCCAGCCTGAAGACCCCTGGGCGCATGTCGATGGCAATGGGCGTGATCTTCGGCAAGCAGAGCGCCAACCCGCAACTGGCGGATCCCAGGCTGGAGGCACTACGCCGGATGTCCGTGCTTGCACGCGCATGTCTTCAACGGCCGCATCTATGTCTATCCCAGCCACGACATCGAATCCGGCGTGCCGGACGATGACCTGGGCACCCAATACGCGATGCGCGACTACCGGGTGCTGTCGATGGACCGGATCGGCGGCAAGGTGACGGTGCACCCCGTCGCGCTGGACGTGAAGGACGTGCCTTGGGCGTCGAAGCAGATGTGGGCGCCCGACGCCGCCTACAAGAACGGCACTTATTATCTCTACTTCCCCGCCCGAGATCCGCAGGGCGTGTTCCGCATCGGCGTCGCGACCTCCAAGTCGCCGACGGGCCGTTCAAGGCCGAACCCGAGGCGATCCGCGGCAACTTCTCGATGGACCCGCAGGTGTTCACCGACAGCGACGGCCAGAGCTACATGTATTTCGGCGGCATCTGGGGCGGCCAGCTCCAGCGCTGGGCGACCGGCAGCTATGACCCGAATGGCGGCGATACCGACCTGAAGCAGGACGACAAGCCGGCGCTGTCGGCCAAGATCGCGCGGCTGGACGGCACCATGAAGCAGTTCGCCGAAGCGCCGCGCGACGTGCAGATCCTCGACGAAGCCGGCAAGCCGATCCTGGGCGGCGATCACCAGCGCCGCTTCTTCGAAGGCAGCTGGACCTTCAAGCGCGGCAACACCTATTACTTCACCTACTCGACCGGCGACACGCACATGCTGGCCTACGCCACCGGCACCACCCCCTATGGCCCGTTCAAGTTCCGCGGCCATTTCCTGAAGCCGGTGCAGGGCTGGACCACGCATCACTCGGTCACCCAGGTCGGCGGCAAATGGTACCTGTTCTACCACGACACCCAGCGCTCGGGTAAGAACTACCTCCGCAACGTGAAGGTTACGCCGCTGACCTTCAACGCGGACGGCACGATCCAGATGATCGACCCGTTCGTCCGCTGACCGTGCGGACCCGCACGATCATGGCCGGGGCGGCGCTGGCCGCCGCCCGCCGCCGGCGCCGCCCGAGCCGATCCGCCCGTGCTGGTGCGCCACGGCACCGCCACCCAGCTGCACGTCCAGGGCAAGCCGATGCTGCTGATCGCGGGCGAACTCGGCAATTCGAGCGCGTCCAGCCCGGTCTATATGGAGCCGCACTGGCCGCGGCTGCGCGCGCTGAACCTCAACACCGTGCTCGCGCCGATCCAATGGGACATGATCGAGCCGCGCGAGGGGCAGTTCGACTGGAGCAGCGTCAACACGCTGATCCGCTCGGCACGCGCCAACGACCTGAAGATCGTGGTGCTGTGGTTCGGCGCCTACAAGAACAGCATGTCGACCTATGTGCCCGAATGGGTGAAGCGCGACGCGACGCGCCCCGCGCGCAGCGGCCCAACGGCCAGGGCGTCGAGATCCTGTCGGCGCATTCGCCCGAGATGATCGCCGCCGACGCGCGCGCCTTCGCCGCGCTGATGGCGCACATCCGCGCGACCGACGAACG
Encoded here:
- a CDS encoding AMP-binding enzyme: MIGRPDAKWGERPLLLVEVRAEQDVSDEALLASLRGRVAPWWIPDAVVRLASMPLAPTGKIDKVRLRSQYAHA
- a CDS encoding SDR family NAD(P)-dependent oxidoreductase, which gives rise to MELEGRVALVTGAGGGLGRAHALYLASKGAKLVVNDVSEESSARVASEIEAAGGQAMPAAASVTDELGVNQIVNQALERWNRIDILVNNAGILRDKSFAKMTMDEFRLVVDVHLMGAAICSKAVWEIMRSQLYGRIVMTTSSSGLYGNFGQANYGAAKMALVGLMQTLAIEGEKYGIRVNALAPTAATQMTHGVLSDESLTHLDPSLVSPGLLALVGEAAPTRAILCAGAGHFARANVTLTEGVFIGRGENSGEQLVNQWDAASDRTGEIVPAYGFLQAERELASAGSSSEAMAVTR
- a CDS encoding TetR/AcrR family transcriptional regulator — translated: MKMGCAVRGRPREFDPETALAAALRVFWSKGYEGASLSDLTEAMGITRPSLYASFGNKEALFKMALDLYEREKLDYIGEALKERTARQVAEHLLRSALEMQMSNCDPKGCMGVINAVACGAEAESIRAEVIERGRLAKHGIIARFERAKAEGDLPADSDAVGLTSYLTAIMQGLAVQAGAGASCTDLKALIDTSLAMWPGGKN
- a CDS encoding beta-galactosidase, yielding MLVRHGTATQLHVQGKPMLLIAGELGNSSASSPVYMEPHWPRLRALNLNTVLAPIQWDMIEPREGQFDWSSVNTLIRSARANDLKIVVLWFGAYKNSMSTYVPEWVKRDATRPARSGPTARASRSCRRIRPR